In Musa acuminata AAA Group cultivar baxijiao chromosome BXJ2-10, Cavendish_Baxijiao_AAA, whole genome shotgun sequence, a genomic segment contains:
- the LOC135625159 gene encoding uncharacterized protein LOC135625159: MARANGPLMLFLLLAGKFPPNFLICSLPFQSYLVGAVSHPVETPTMEATRDDRERRQEQEHGERRGGGEEEEDDDEESGVLGPSFPMGRVKKIVKLDREISKVTSEALLLISLSADLFLASLTAGARIEALKKKRRIIKLDHVRSAARAHRPTSQFLLDCLPKPPPPASKPASGASKARSADEKPLPPGARRIDDFLRSTSAVPR, encoded by the coding sequence ATGGCCCGGGCCAACGGTCCTTTAATGTTGTTCCTACTTTTGGCGGGAAAATTCCCACCTAATTTTTTGATCTGTTCCCTACCATTCCAAAGTTATTTGGTTGGGGCCGTCAGTCATCCCGTCGAAACCCCAACGATGGAAGCTACGCGCGACGATCGTGAGCGGCGACAAGAACAAGAACATGGGGAACGACGAGGAggaggtgaagaagaagaagacgacgacgagGAGTCTGGAGTTCTGGGTCCGTCGTTTCCGATGGGGAGGGTGAAGAAGATCGTGAAGCTGGATCGAGAGATCAGCAAGGTTACCTCGGAGGCCCTCCTCCTCATTTCCCTTTCCGCGGACCTCTTCCTCGCATCTCTCACCGCCGGTGCACGCATCGAGGCCCTCAAGAAGAAACGCCGAATCATCAAGCTCGACCACGTCCGCTCCGCCGCCCGCGCCCACCGGCCCACCTCCCAGTTCCTCCTAGATTGCCTCCCCAAGCCTCCTCCGCCGGCTTCGAAACCAGCGTCGGGCGCTTCCAAGGCCAGATCAGCCGATGAGAAGCCGCTTCCTCCCGGCGCCCGCCGCATCGATGATTTCCTCCGGTCAACCTCGGCGGTTCCTCGCTGA
- the LOC135625158 gene encoding translation factor GUF1 homolog, mitochondrial-like isoform X1, whose translation MSALVRFSRAARSKLRCNLLRHPYPCIRPSSVLGVDASLLHLCLDERSFCSQSRHDNRDGGIDLSQYSPEKIRNFSIIAHVDHGKSTLADRLLELTQTIKRGHGQAQYLDKLQVERERGITVKAQTAAMFHRHSFGHPDACDSQTAPCFLLNLIDTPGHVDFSYEVSRSLAACQGALLVVDAAQGIQAQTVANFYLAFESNLSIIPVINKIDQPTADPDRVKAQLKSLFDLDPKDVLLTSAKTGQGLEQVLPAVIERIPPPPGKCDSPLRMLLLDSYYYEYKGVICHVAVVDGTLRKGDKIASTATGQSYEVIDVGIMHPELTPTGMLFTGQVGYVVSGMRSTKEARVGDTLYHAKSVVTPLPGFKPAKHMVFSGLYPANGSDFEALNHAIERLTCNDASVSVAKESSTALGLGFRCGFLGLLHMDVFHQRLEQEYGAQLISTVPTVPYIFEYSDGSKVQVQNPAALSSNPGKRVTACWEPSVIATIIIPSEYVGPVITLCSERRGEQLEYSFIDSQRALMKYRLPLREIIVDFYNELKSITSGYATFDYEDSEYQKSDLVKLDILLNGQPVDAMAAIVHNLKAQRVGRELVDKLKKFIDRHMFEITIQAAIGSKVVARETLSAMRKNVLAKCYGGDVTRKKKLLEKQKEGKKRMKRVGSVDIPQEAFHELLKIS comes from the exons ATGTCTGCTCTCGTTCGATTTTCGAGAGCGGCGAGGTCGAAGCTTAGATGCAATCTTCTTCGTCATCCCTATCCATGCATCCGTCCTTCATCTGTGCTTGGCGTTGATGCATCCCTCCTTCATCTGTGCCTGGACGAGCGCAGTTTCTGTTCACAATCTCGACACGACAATCGAGACGGTGGCATCGATCTGAGCCAATACTCGCCGGAAAAAATCCGAAACTTCTCCATCATCGCTCATGTCGACCATGGCAAATCGACGCTTGCAGATCGGCTTTTGGAGCTCACGCAGACCATCAAGCGGGGGCACGGGCAGGCGCAGTACCTCGACAAGCTTCAG gtagaaagagagagaggtatAACGGTCAAAGCACAAACAGCAGCTATGTTCCATCGGCATTCATTTGGTCATCCTGATGCATGTGACTCGCAAACTGCACCTTGTTTTTTGTTAAACCTGATAGACACCCCTGGTCATGTGGATTTTAGCTATGAAGTATCAAGATCACTCGCAGCTTGCCAGGGTGCACTTTTAGTTGTTGATGCTGCTCAGGGAATTCAAGCACAGACAGTTGCTAATTTTTATCTTGCCTTTGAATCAAACTTAAGTATTATCCCCGTGATAAACAAAATTGATCAGCCTACTGCTGATCCAGATCGTGTTAAAGCTCAGTTGAAGTCCTTGTTTGACCTTGATCCTAAAGATGTCCTTTTAACTTCTGCAAAAACTGGACAAGGGCTTGAGCAAGTCCTGCCTGCTGTTATAGAGCGTATACCTCCTCCCCCTGGAAAATGTGATTCACCTTTGCGAATGCTTTTGTTAGATTCTTATTATTATGAATACAAAGGTGTAATCTGCCATGTTGCTGTGGTTGATGGCACTTTACGCAAAGGGGACAAGATTGCATCTACTGCAACTGGTCAGAGTTATGAAGTGATAGATGTTGGAATAATGCATCCTGAGCTTACACCAACTGGAATGCTTTTCACTGGACAAGTTGGTTATGTTGTTAGTGGCATGCGTTCTACAAAAGAGGCACGTGTTGGTGATACGCTTTATCATGCCAAAAGTGTTGTAACTCCTCTTCCAG GTTTCAAGCCTGCAAAACACATGGTTTTTTCAGGCCTTTATCCGGCTAATGGATCTGATTTTGAAGCCCTTAATCATGCAATAGAGCGATTAACTTGCAATGATGCTAGTGTGTCAGTTGCCAAAGAGTCTAGTACTGCACTTGGCCTGGGGTTCAG GTGTGGGTTTTTAGGTTTACTTCACATGGATGTCTTTCATCAGCGGCTTGAACAA GAGTATGGAGCTCAGCTCATATCGACAGTACCAACTGTACCTTATATATTCGAGTATTCGGATGGCAG TAaggtacaagttcaaaatcctgcTGCACTGTCTTCAAATCCTGGAAAGCGTGTTACTGCTTGCTGGGAACCTTCTGTTATTGCTACCATTATTATTCCTAGTGA GTATGTTGGGCCTGTAATTACACTTTGTTCAGAAAGGAGAGGAGAGCAGCTCGAATATTCATTTATTGACAG TCAGAGAGCACTTATGAAGTACCGACTGCCACTAAGGGAAATTATTGTGGACTTCTACAATGAATTGAAAAGTATAACATCTGGATATGCTACATTTGACTATGAGGATTCTGA ATATCAAAAATCTGATTTAGTTAAACTTGATATCCTTCTTAATGGGCAACCAGTTGATGCTATGGCAGCCATAGTACATAATCTGAAGGCACAAAGGGTTGGACGTGAATTGGTAGATAAACTTAAGAAATTTATAGACAG GCATATGTTTGAGATAACAATACAAGCTGCAATTGGATCGAAAGTCGTTGCAAGGGAGAC CCTTTCGGCAATGAGAAAGAATGTCCTAGCAAAATGCTATGGTGGCGATGTTACTCGTAAGAAGAAGCTATTAGAGAAGCAGAAGGAAGGGAAGAAGCGCATGAAGCGTGTGGGATCTGTGGACATACCACAGGAAGCATTCCATGAGCTCTTGAAGATTTCTTGA
- the LOC135625158 gene encoding translation factor GUF1 homolog, mitochondrial-like isoform X2, giving the protein MSALVRFSRAARSKLRCNLLRHPYPCIRPSSVLGVDASLLHLCLDERSFCSQSRHDNRDGGIDLSQYSPEKIRNFSIIAHVDHGKSTLADRLLELTQTIKRGHGQAQYLDKLQVERERGITVKAQTAAMFHRHSFGHPDACDSQTAPCFLLNLIDTPGHVDFSYEVSRSLAACQGALLVVDAAQGIQAQTVANFYLAFESNLSIIPVINKIDQPTADPDRVKAQLKSLFDLDPKDVLLTSAKTGQGLEQVLPAVIERIPPPPGKCDSPLRMLLLDSYYYEYKGVICHVAVVDGTLRKGDKIASTATGQSYEVIDVGIMHPELTPTGMLFTGQVGYVVSGMRSTKEARVGDTLYHAKSVVTPLPGFKPAKHMVFSGLYPANGSDFEALNHAIERLTCNDASVSVAKESSTALGLGFRCGFLGLLHMDVFHQRLEQEYGAQLISTVPTVPYIFEYSDGSKVQVQNPAALSSNPGKRVTACWEPSVIATIIIPSEYVGPVITLCSERRGEQLEYSFIDSQRALMKYRLPLREIIVDFYNELKSITSGYATFDYEDSEV; this is encoded by the exons ATGTCTGCTCTCGTTCGATTTTCGAGAGCGGCGAGGTCGAAGCTTAGATGCAATCTTCTTCGTCATCCCTATCCATGCATCCGTCCTTCATCTGTGCTTGGCGTTGATGCATCCCTCCTTCATCTGTGCCTGGACGAGCGCAGTTTCTGTTCACAATCTCGACACGACAATCGAGACGGTGGCATCGATCTGAGCCAATACTCGCCGGAAAAAATCCGAAACTTCTCCATCATCGCTCATGTCGACCATGGCAAATCGACGCTTGCAGATCGGCTTTTGGAGCTCACGCAGACCATCAAGCGGGGGCACGGGCAGGCGCAGTACCTCGACAAGCTTCAG gtagaaagagagagaggtatAACGGTCAAAGCACAAACAGCAGCTATGTTCCATCGGCATTCATTTGGTCATCCTGATGCATGTGACTCGCAAACTGCACCTTGTTTTTTGTTAAACCTGATAGACACCCCTGGTCATGTGGATTTTAGCTATGAAGTATCAAGATCACTCGCAGCTTGCCAGGGTGCACTTTTAGTTGTTGATGCTGCTCAGGGAATTCAAGCACAGACAGTTGCTAATTTTTATCTTGCCTTTGAATCAAACTTAAGTATTATCCCCGTGATAAACAAAATTGATCAGCCTACTGCTGATCCAGATCGTGTTAAAGCTCAGTTGAAGTCCTTGTTTGACCTTGATCCTAAAGATGTCCTTTTAACTTCTGCAAAAACTGGACAAGGGCTTGAGCAAGTCCTGCCTGCTGTTATAGAGCGTATACCTCCTCCCCCTGGAAAATGTGATTCACCTTTGCGAATGCTTTTGTTAGATTCTTATTATTATGAATACAAAGGTGTAATCTGCCATGTTGCTGTGGTTGATGGCACTTTACGCAAAGGGGACAAGATTGCATCTACTGCAACTGGTCAGAGTTATGAAGTGATAGATGTTGGAATAATGCATCCTGAGCTTACACCAACTGGAATGCTTTTCACTGGACAAGTTGGTTATGTTGTTAGTGGCATGCGTTCTACAAAAGAGGCACGTGTTGGTGATACGCTTTATCATGCCAAAAGTGTTGTAACTCCTCTTCCAG GTTTCAAGCCTGCAAAACACATGGTTTTTTCAGGCCTTTATCCGGCTAATGGATCTGATTTTGAAGCCCTTAATCATGCAATAGAGCGATTAACTTGCAATGATGCTAGTGTGTCAGTTGCCAAAGAGTCTAGTACTGCACTTGGCCTGGGGTTCAG GTGTGGGTTTTTAGGTTTACTTCACATGGATGTCTTTCATCAGCGGCTTGAACAA GAGTATGGAGCTCAGCTCATATCGACAGTACCAACTGTACCTTATATATTCGAGTATTCGGATGGCAG TAaggtacaagttcaaaatcctgcTGCACTGTCTTCAAATCCTGGAAAGCGTGTTACTGCTTGCTGGGAACCTTCTGTTATTGCTACCATTATTATTCCTAGTGA GTATGTTGGGCCTGTAATTACACTTTGTTCAGAAAGGAGAGGAGAGCAGCTCGAATATTCATTTATTGACAG TCAGAGAGCACTTATGAAGTACCGACTGCCACTAAGGGAAATTATTGTGGACTTCTACAATGAATTGAAAAGTATAACATCTGGATATGCTACATTTGACTATGAGGATTCTGA ggtgtaa
- the LOC135624217 gene encoding pectate lyase-like, with amino-acid sequence MAGAAGAAILSFRRQTLKQAASTLFISHPTIADPIAGREGEHTRGPWLVSPSSGRSSSKEVPNQMEFCLGYLFYSLLFLASAASSNTNITDYDEYWVKREAEALSNIMQAYVSEPESVVNHFNTPDIFQVFNSTRRSLRHGKGKGRKCIATNPIDRCWRCRSDWASNRKLLAKCAKGFGRHAEGGLSGSIYVVTNPSDDNLLDPRPGTLRYGVTRDRPLWIIFARDMVIKLQQELMINNYKTIDGRGANVHIAYGAGLTIQFVKHVIVHNLHIHDIKPGAGGNIRDSEGHWGIRTRSDGDGVSIFGASHVWVDHLSMSNCADGLIDAVKASTAITISNCHLTRHNDVILLGASDKSQEDAVMQVTVAYNHFGKGLVQRMPRCRWGFFHVVNNDYTHWMMYAVGGSQHPTIISQGNRFVGPPIQFAKEVTHREYAPESEWKNWIWTSEDDEFKSGAFFIQSGHKYQGKHSRYDVIKAKPGSIAGRLTRFSGALQCSPNRPC; translated from the exons ATGGCGGGGGCGGCGGGTGCGGCTATCCTCTCTTTTCGCCGGCAAACACTTAAACAGGCTGCCTCCACTCTTTTTATAAGCCACCCAACCATTGCAGACCCCATCGCAGGCCGAGAGGGTGAGCATACCCGTGGCCCTTGGTTGGTTTCTCCTTCGTCGGGAAGGAGCAGCAGCAAGGAGGTGCCGAATCAAATGGAGTTCTGCCTTGGGTACTTGTTCTACTCCCTCCTCTTCCTAGCCTCTGCTGCCTCCTCCAACACCAACATCACGGACTACGATGAGTACTGGGTGAAGAGGGAAGCCGAGGCACTCTCCAATATCATGCAGGCCTACGTTTCCGAACCGGAATCCGTCGTCAACCACTTCAACACCCCCGACATCTTCCA GGTCTTCAACAGCACCAGGAGGAGCCTTCGCCATGGAAAAGGAAAAGGCCGAAAATGCATTGCCACAAACCCGATcgaccggtgctggaggtgcaggAGCGATTGGGCGAGCAACCGCAAGCTTCTGGCCAAGTGCGCCAAGGGCTTCGGCCGCCACGCCGAAGGCGGCTTGAGTGGTTCGATTTATGTGGTTACAAATCCTTCGGACGACAACCTCCTGGACCCCCGGCCAGGCACCCTCCGCTACGGCGTGACCCGCGACAGGCCACTCTGGATCATCTTCGCCCGTGACATGGTCATCAAGCTCCAACAGGAGCTGATGATCAACAACTACAAGACCATCGACGGTCGGGGGGCGAACGTTCACATCGCCTACGGTGCCGGCCTCACCATCCAGTTCGTGAAGCATGTCATCGTTCACAACCTCCACATTCACGACATCAAGCCCGGCGCCGGTGGCAACATCAGGGACTCCGAGGGGCACTGGGGGATAAGGACGCGAAGCGACGGCGACGGCGTCAGCATCTTCGGCGCCTCCCACGTCTGGGTCGACCATCTCTCCATGTCAAACTGCGCCGACGGCCTCATCGATGCCGTCAAAGCGTCCACCGCCATCACCATTTCCAACTGCCACCTTACCCGCCATAACGAC GTGATCTTGTTGGGTGCCAGCGACAAGAGCCAGGAGGACGCTGTGATGCAGGTCACTGTTGCCTACAACCACTTCGGGAAAGGCCTTGTGCAGAGGATGCCCAG GTGCCGATGGGGCTTCTTCCATGTAGTGAACAACGACTACACCCACTGGATGATGTACGCTGTCGGCGGCAGCCAGCATCCCACCATCATCAGCCAGGGCAACCGATTCGTGGGTCCACCAATCCAATTCGCCAAGGAG GTGACCCACAGGGAGTACGCACCGGAATCCGAATGGAAGAACTGGATCTGGACATCCGAAGACGACGAGTTCAAGAGTGGGGCGTTCTTCATTCAGTCAGGACATAAGTACCAGGGAAAGCACTCCAggtatgatgtgatcaaagcaaaGCCAGGGAGCATCGCCGGACGGCTCACTCGTTTCTCGGGAGCTCTCCAGTGCAGTCCGAATCGTCCATGCTGA
- the LOC103969837 gene encoding UDP-galactose/UDP-glucose transporter 3-like isoform X3 — protein sequence MPSVGSSREMEGHEAAAGFDRVLLLAFCVVGIWSAYICQVVLQETVSTKLFGPDGKRFEHLSFLNLAQNAVCFLWSLIIAIKLWSRNSSGVAPLWSYWSPNISNTIGPSMGIEALKYISYPAQYCSNSDQTSKGIVAICKACISSILD from the exons ATGCCCTCCGTCGGATCCAGCCGGGAAATGGAAGGGCATGAAGCCGCCGCTGGGTTCGACCGCGTCCTGTTGCTGGCCTTCTGCGTCGTCGGCATCTGGTCCGCCTACATCTGCCAGGTCGTCCTGCAAGAAACTGT ATCGACCAAGCTATTTGGGCCTGACGGGAAGCGGTTCGAGCACCTCTCCTTCTTGAACCTGGCGCAGAACGCGGTTTGCTTCTTGTGGTCCTTGATCA TAGCGATAAAACTGTGGTCGAGGAACTCTTCGGGGGTAGCTCCATTGTGGAGCTACTGGAGCCCAAACATCTCTAATACCATCGGTCCTTCCATGGGAATCGAAGCCTTGAAGTATATCAGTTATCCCGCACAG TACTGTTCCAACAGCGACCAAACCTCAAAAGGCATAGTGGCAATATGCAAGGCTTGCATTTCATCAATCTTGGATTAA
- the LOC103969837 gene encoding UDP-galactose/UDP-glucose transporter 3-like isoform X2 produces MPSVGSSREMEGHEAAAGFDRVLLLAFCVVGIWSAYICQVVLQETVSTKLFGPDGKRFEHLSFLNLAQNAVCFLWSLITIKLWSRNSSGVAPLWSYWSPNISNTIGPSMGIEALKYISYPAQRPNLKRHSGNMQGLHFINLGLSTSGEVD; encoded by the exons ATGCCCTCCGTCGGATCCAGCCGGGAAATGGAAGGGCATGAAGCCGCCGCTGGGTTCGACCGCGTCCTGTTGCTGGCCTTCTGCGTCGTCGGCATCTGGTCCGCCTACATCTGCCAGGTCGTCCTGCAAGAAACTGT ATCGACCAAGCTATTTGGGCCTGACGGGAAGCGGTTCGAGCACCTCTCCTTCTTGAACCTGGCGCAGAACGCGGTTTGCTTCTTGTGGTCCTTGATCA CGATAAAACTGTGGTCGAGGAACTCTTCGGGGGTAGCTCCATTGTGGAGCTACTGGAGCCCAAACATCTCTAATACCATCGGTCCTTCCATGGGAATCGAAGCCTTGAAGTATATCAGTTATCCCGCACAG CGACCAAACCTCAAAAGGCATAGTGGCAATATGCAAGGCTTGCATTTCATCAATCTTGGATTAAGCACATCGGGCGAAGTTGATTAA
- the LOC103969837 gene encoding UDP-galactose/UDP-glucose transporter 3-like isoform X1, with translation MPSVGSSREMEGHEAAAGFDRVLLLAFCVVGIWSAYICQVVLQETVSTKLFGPDGKRFEHLSFLNLAQNAVCFLWSLIIAIKLWSRNSSGVAPLWSYWSPNISNTIGPSMGIEALKYISYPAQRPNLKRHSGNMQGLHFINLGLSTSGEVD, from the exons ATGCCCTCCGTCGGATCCAGCCGGGAAATGGAAGGGCATGAAGCCGCCGCTGGGTTCGACCGCGTCCTGTTGCTGGCCTTCTGCGTCGTCGGCATCTGGTCCGCCTACATCTGCCAGGTCGTCCTGCAAGAAACTGT ATCGACCAAGCTATTTGGGCCTGACGGGAAGCGGTTCGAGCACCTCTCCTTCTTGAACCTGGCGCAGAACGCGGTTTGCTTCTTGTGGTCCTTGATCA TAGCGATAAAACTGTGGTCGAGGAACTCTTCGGGGGTAGCTCCATTGTGGAGCTACTGGAGCCCAAACATCTCTAATACCATCGGTCCTTCCATGGGAATCGAAGCCTTGAAGTATATCAGTTATCCCGCACAG CGACCAAACCTCAAAAGGCATAGTGGCAATATGCAAGGCTTGCATTTCATCAATCTTGGATTAAGCACATCGGGCGAAGTTGATTAA
- the LOC135625161 gene encoding single-stranded DNA-binding protein WHY1, chloroplastic-like, producing the protein MSSPSCPLSLRPSPPLLPSSFAPLRISFSCPTTLTLGSKKKAQLSVLCRRSDYFDQQRLFSRPPSPSQDEPSFLASQPPGAQPSRVFVGYSIYKGKAALTVEPRAPEFAPLDSGAYKVSKEGFILLQFAPAGATRQYDWSRKQVFSLSVVEVGHLMSLGAKDSCEFFHDPFKGRSDEGKVRKVLKAEPLPDGTGHFFNLSVQNRLLNVDESIYIPITKAEFSILNSAFNFVIPYLLGWHTFANAIKPEDSFRSNNARSGPEMEWGR; encoded by the exons ATGTCTTCCCCGTCGTGTCCTCTCTCCCTCcgcccttctcctcctctcctcccgtCTTCCTTCGCTCCCCTCAGAATTAGTTTTTCCTGTCCCACAACTCTAACCCTTGGTAGCAAGAAGAAGGCACAGCTTTCCGTTCTATGCCGCCGCTCCGACTACTTCGACCAGCAGCGCCTCTTTTCTCGACCTCCTTCGCCGTCGCAGGATGAACCGTCCTTCTTGGCCTCTCAGCCTCCCGGAG CTCAACCTTCTAGGGTTTTCGTCGGGTATTCCATTTACAAAGGCAAGGCCGCGCTCACCGTTGAGCCGAGGGCTCCTGAATTTGCCCCACTGGAT TCTGGAGCATATAAGGTTTCCAAGGAAGGATTTATCCTACTCCAGTTTGCCCCTGCAGGAGCGACCCGGCAATATGATTGGAGCAGGAAACAG GTCTTTTCCCTGTCAGTAGTTGAAGTTGGTCATTTGATGAGTCTTGGTGCAAAGGATTCTTGTGAGTTTTTTCATGATCCATTTAAGGGAAGAAG TGATGAAGGCAAGGTCCGTAAAGTTCTGAAGGCAGAACCTCTTCCAGATGGCACTGGACATTTCTTTAATCTTA GTGTTCAAAATCGCCTCCTGAATGTGGACGAAAGCATATATATACCCATTACCAAGGCGGAATTCAGCATTCTGAACTCGGCTTTCAAT TTTGTCATTCCATACCTTCTGGGTTGGCATACCTTTGCTAATGCTATCAAACCTGAGGACTCCTTCCGCTCAAATAATGCAAGATCTGGGCCTGAAATGGAATGGGGACGGTGA
- the LOC103969838 gene encoding plant cysteine oxidase 2 has protein sequence MPSAVQRMLDTCREVFADGGAGIVPSPEDVDRIMSIFDGIDASDVGLTPDMSYFRRGASRGTPVITYLPIRELEEFSMVIFCLPPSGVIPLHDHPGMTVFTKLLFGSMHIKSYDWVNVPQNLAELVNPLQPTSLPPGLRLAKVKTDAIFTAPCRTSVLYPEDGGNLHCFRARTCCAVLDVLGPPYSGAR, from the exons ATGCCGTCGGCGGTGCAGAGGATGTTGGATACGTGCAGAGAGGTGTTTGCCGACGGAGGTGCCGGGATCGTGCCCTCGCCGGAGGATGTTGATCGTATTATGTCCATTTTCG ATGGTATAGATGCCTCGGATGTTGGTCTTACTCCGGATATGTCGTACTTCCGACGTGGTGCATCCAGAGGAACGCCGGTGATTACGTACCTGCCCATCCGCGAGCTCGAGGAGTTCTCG ATGGTCATCTTCTGTTTGCCTCCGTCGGGTGTGATCCCACTCCACGACCATCCAGGCATGACGGTATTCACCAAGCTTCTCTTCGGCTCCATGCACATCAAATCCTATGACTGGGTCAATGTGCCTCAGAACTTGGCCGAGCTGGTCAACCCTTTACAAC CAACCTCGTTACCCCCTGGATTGCGCTTGGCGAAAGTGAAGACGGATGCCATCTTTACTGCGCCTTGTAGGACCTCCGTGCTTTATCCGGAAGACGGAGGCAACCTGCACTGTTTCAGAGCAAGAACATGTTGTGCAGTGCTGGACGTGCTGGGACCGCCTTATTCCGGCGCTCGATGA
- the LOC135625162 gene encoding uncharacterized protein LOC135625162: MSAAPRAERPYMEPPLDARKDDYSLITLLGFAFLTYNSVTAAYRSIHDLWALSFVIVAYADLVSLFWCLRQFERSNQRHKERLKVAVWFLTALLTTMFSYKVASVMPWPVAVVVWCVGSATIIGGFYAFFVYREPPIHQTANGNKP, translated from the coding sequence ATGTCCGCGGCGCCGCGAGCAGAACGTCCTTATATGGAACCTCCGCTGGACGCCCGCAAAGACGACTACTCATTGATCACCCTTCTGGGCTTTGCATTCTTGACCTATAATAGCGTCACCGCCGCCTACAGGTCCATTCACGACCTCTGGGCCTTGTCCTTCGTCATCGTCGCCTATGCCGACCTCGTCTCCTTGTTCTGGTGTCTCCGACAGTTCGAGAGGTCCAACCAGCGCCACAAGGAGAGGCTCAAGGTGGCGGTCTGGTTCCTCACCGCCCTGCTCACCACCATGTTTTCCTACAAGGTGGCCTCCGTCATGCCGTGGCCCGTCGCGGTGGTCGTGTGGTGCGTGGGATCTGCCACCATCATCGGAGGCTTTTATGCGTTCTTCGTCTATCGAGAGCCCCCGATCCACCAAACTGCGAATGGAAACAAGCCTTAA